A window of Chrysoperla carnea chromosome 3, inChrCarn1.1, whole genome shotgun sequence genomic DNA:
AATCGATCCAttatttttcgtatattttactttaaaagtttCCTAGATATTAtgaaagaattataatttttttttttcagttacaTACTAAATCGTTTAATCCATCACTTAACACATACATGAAGAATCCAATGCGAAGTTTAAATATGCATGATTTTAGGCGAGCTTTTTGCTATGTATCCTTTTTAAATCGctggaaaatttattgaaattccaTAATTTGGAATCTATTGAAATGTATTGTTATGAAGTGATTTAGCGGCTTTGTCTCTGATATCAAACACAAACCCCGAAAATACTCGTTATAAAGCCGCCTTTGTGAAGAGAGTTATTGCTAAATTACAGTCATCTATCACAGAAAAAgcctgtaaaaaattgaaattgattctaataatataaatatagtttgtAAGTAGTGATTTCCCTTAACAATATTtacagttattttatttattatttgcatttttcgGTATTGGAAATGTTGCCAGTATTAATTCATTTGATCCAATGTGGGTGATATGTTTTGTGAGTGTATTTAGTCCATTTTTGATGACCGCCTTAGTATtatgtaaaacaatatttatttttataattgttacaTCTAGTTTTCGTGCCATAAATATTGTAGTCgatggaattttcaaaaatgttttatacattattttaatttattgtgattttatGATAAtgcattttctattttatgtgaaaaatgaaGGATCGTGGCTTGATATTGGTTTGAGTATTTCACATTTCGTTATAATTGAGACTGTTGCATTGTTTATTTTAGTGCTTTATGTTTGTGTATCTTACTACACTAACTATAGTTTTGTGACTAAAAAAGGTTTACGACATTCGCAGTttggaatgaataaataaatcagaCGCACAAGCCTCGTTCTTACCGTTTAATTAGTTCAAATAACTTAATATCgatgaacattttttgaaatttttcaattattttaccgTTTGAGTTATAAAACACCAATGAAGCCAAGTAAGACTTTTCACTTTTTTGAGCACTAACAagtgataagaaaattttattagaaagtttttgtATAATTCCATACCATTttgcaattaatttattaaaaatattttgttatcgaAAATGGCATTATTAACTGGATGGAATTAATGAATACTTCTCCATAAATCCCTGTGAATTATGATGTACcaattgtatttttgtatataaatatttaaatatattatgttgaataaatttttgttatgagccaatattgaaattattaatatttttgatatttaatatctcttgcataacaagtgaaatttacaaaattaaaaaaaaatcccttcaaattttattccttGTAGCTGTCTTCAAACACAACCGATTATCTTGatacatagttaagaacactttccattaaaatagCTTTCAAAcaagaatacgctttcccatctgtataatgtataccgtggacaagagtataccgcacacggtatgttacatttctgtataatacgctttcccatctgtataatgtataccgtggacgagagtataccgcacacggtatgttacatttctgtagaatacgctttaccatctgtataatgtataccgtggacgagactataccgcacacggtatatttcatttgcttcaaataagccttccaatctatattgtgtataccgtggacgagactataccgcacacggtataagaGCTCGACGGCATGAAGAGTATACCCtgaaaaagtataccgtgcacggtataagggccccacggtataaaagggcaaaaataatttcatatcgcgtctaaatagaccgtatacggtataccgtggactGTCTAGGccatagacggtataccgtggacggtctagaccgtagacggtataccgtatagacggtataccgtatagacggtataccgtatagacggtataccgtatagacggtataccgtatagacggtataccgtagacggtataccgtatacacggtataccgtatacacggtataccgtatacacggtataccgtatagacggtataccgtatagacggtataccgtatagacggtataccgtagacggtataccgtatacacggtataccgtatagacggtataccgtatagacggtataccgtatagacggtatactgtctacggtctagaccgtccacggtataccgtctatggTCTAGACagtccacggtataccgtatacggtctatttagacgcgatatgaaattatttttgcccttttataccgtggggcccttataccgtgcacggtatactttttcaGGGTCAAAAAAAGtggtatttttttcgaaattaccTTCAAATTGTTAACCGGCGCATTTATGCAGTTTTTCTGGTTAGTAAACAGCCTTACTAACAAGTCAAATTCGAGCCAATAGAGGAGTTGGAGATTGTCAAATGTAGCACATTTTTGGCTAAATTGGGATAATATCTTATGTATCGTATTCTAGAGTTATAAAACGGAAAATACACCCCTATTCCTCCTTGTTAATCTTCGATGCAGGATGTCGAagtctattattattactgGATCAGTTACCATTGGTTCAGAGGTCCTGTTTTCACGAGGAATTATAATAACTTATTGATAATGCCCTGGCAATTTCCAAGTGCGATATCAATCGCACCGGGGCGGTTATTTCGGTTCGAATAAGGCACCCATCTATATCAAATTTGGTTAGGATCCTTTAAGATGCAAAGTGATAAAGCCTAGCCTCCAttcaattaatacaaaaatatctggatgaccgagcttcgctcggttattcgccaatagatgtcagcaagagtcatatttttcactttagactattcaaacgcctcctttttgttatgttataatttgcattgtatttcattaactacgttatacaccaatagatgtctgatgaatttttcatgaaaagacggataaaacgacatttctgataaatgaaacctagctagatcgacttatcaccccaaaaaacccctacatactcattttcatgaaaatcgttggagccatttccaagatcgttgatatatatatatatatatatatatatatatatatatatatatatatatatatatatatatatatatatacaagaattgctcgtttaaatatataagattagaGCATAGCACTCCAGATCActtaacatatacatattttgaatttgaattttttggctACCATTAAACTTTTATGATTTCTAATCGGTAAATAAtgcaaatattgaaaaaatatttacattaaaacgtATACCAAAACAATGTGGCTAATGATAACAGCTTTCGTTCtacatattttacttttaatatcggtttttgacatatattttcaaacaattattattcatGTCAACGAAAATTACGCTAGTCCTGAACCACCTCCAGCTAAACGATTAGTTCTAATTTCCGTTGATGGTCTTCGAGCGCAGTCTTTGTACAATTATTCTGCTTTACATTCTTGTCCAATCCGGAATGATATAGATGTCAAATACcttaagtaaataaatgaatattatgagcaataatattaataattaattaatatttgtcgAAAATAGAGAAATAATTGATAATGGATATGCTTGGGGAATTTCTTATGCTCGAGTACCAACTGAATCTCGACCTGGGCATGTAGCAATGTTAGCAGGATTCTTTGAGGATCCCAATGCGATTATGAATGGTTGGAAAGATAATCCAGTAGATTTTGATTcagttttaaatgaaactagAGAGTCGTGGTGTTGGGGCAGTAGAATTGTTAtccgaatattttcaaaaggtaaaatatatacttgtctgatataaaaaagatttttgataTTCATTTTTTCTCAATTATAGGTAAGTATTTCTTTGTTGAGAATTTGCATTTTGAAGAAAGTGTTACACTTGTTGTGTATTCAATGAGTTTTCCTTTTAGGTGAAaatcatatacatatttttacatatactgATGGAGATACTAACTTCACAATTACTAAAGACACCACCGATCTGGATGCTTGGGTTTGGAATCGAGTTGAATACTTCTTTAAGAATACCACAAATTATTTTAGACAAAGATTGTctgaagataaaattatatttttcttgcaTTTAAATGGAATTGATACTCTTGTAGACCCTAATTCTAGGTAATGAGAAATTAAAGTTATATATAGCACTTACTCTGATAGTACTGGGCATTAGAGCTATAGTAGTAAATAttctttcagaaaatttaaaaacaatattaaagcTGTTGATGAAGGAGtcaaacatttaacaaaaattattgaatcgtTTTATGAGAATGATGGTAAAACAAGTTTTCTGTTAACATCCGATCATGGAATGAAAGATTCAGGATCACACGGTTCTGGAAGTCAATCTGAAACAAATTGTCCAATAATTGCATGGGGAGCTGGAATTTCAAGGAAATCCGAGCTCAATTATGCTCCTACAATTAATCAAATCGATATTGCTGTGTTGATGTCAACTTTGATTGGTGTCCCGATTCCAATGAATTCTTTGGTACGTACActacagaaaaaagttattatttattttctggtttattttgtatatattatttacttttaggGTGTTTTACCggacaattttttaaatctaaacaaAAAAGAGATGGCGTTAGCTTTTTTTGCAAATCTTAAACAACTCATAGCCCAGTATAAAGCAAAAAGAGAGAAGTGTGAAAAATTAAGATTGGTTAAGACTTTTAAGCCTTTAACAGATGATGTTTTAAAGAGCGGATTAAATGAAATTCAATACTTGATTGATTCAGAATCCTTTGAACATGTAGTAAGTTAAACAGTCGCGTAAGCTCATTGGTGTAAGGTATTTAATTATTGCACAGTTATCTATAGAAACTTAACGAACGATGCCTCTTATTTTGACGTCGATTAAGTAGTTTATTGGCAACATAATTCTTGAAACATATGAAGTATGACAATTACACATGAAGCTTTTATTTCAGATTActcttacaaaaaatttgataaaattagcAATAGCAGGAATAAACTTCTATCAAACCTTTTATCAAATACCAATACTGGTTATACTCACCCTGTCAacaattttatggataataATTCTATTTGAGAATCTTTTACGAGAACTTGTTAATAATAAACCAGAAAATTGTAGCGTGTCACGGAAAAATGTTGGAAAATTTCGGAAAACATcaacatacaaatatattttgctaGCGATTTCTATAATATGTAGCTGTTGTTTCGTTACATGTAAATTTTAGCCATCAACTAAgaattcaaatagaaaaatgaatactatttcatttcttttagGGGGTTACTTACCTACAATGTGCTACTTGTATCTTAGTTTACCACAATGTCTACTGTTTGGTATTTATTTAGCACGTAATACATGGAAAAGCAGTTGGAAAATTTTACGAgattatgataaaaatgatttgaaaatattattatgcaatattattttttatttcattgctATTGAATTATTTGTAAGTAATTTTGTACTCTTTGATTTGATCTATTCCGGTTGTTTGctcgtctgtctgtttgtctgtatgCCTgcgaacacgataactcaaaaacgaaaacagatatcaagctgaaatttttatagcgtgcttaggacgtaaaaagtgaggccgagtttgtaaatgagcaatataaatcaattaggtcttgggtcctacggacccatcttgtaaaccgttagagatagcacaaaagtttaaatgaaataaaattttccttatacaaaaatcaaCAATCAATTTGTTGGGAGTGGGATCATAGGGAGAAAAGAAGCCATGGGTAGTTAAATAGCATATGGCTTCAAAAACCGAGAAAGTAGGGATCGTTtgcaacattaaaaatttaaagaataatattttcatatttggtATTGAAAATTGAACGCTTTTCAGATTCAAGTGTTTTTTTATAGATGGATTTTAAGTCTATTAATGCTTGCCGTGGGAGGTTGgacatatttcaatttaaaaaatgcttttactGCAAATGTTTTATGTTCTTGGATTCTTAGTACAGCAATATTAGCTATATTTCCACTATTGACAGTCACGCAAACAAATTTATTCGCCTTgttagtaaatataattttttagcaATCTTATTAATGCTACTATTAAAAAACatgtattttaactttaacAGTATTTTGGCTGGTGTAATGTGGTTAATAGCTTCAGTGATTATTTTctgctattttttaaataatgaaaatcttATTTTGGGTTTGTTTCAAACGAGTATATTGCTAATTGCACTCACTATCACATTTTTGGTTCGATATTTTGGTATTCCACAAAGAGTTCAAACCGAAGTTCATACTATTAGTTGGATTATTACAGgtaaaattgttgtaaataaggaaaatttttataataatcgcCATAAATTTAGTAAGAGAAATAtgggaaattaattaaaaatttgatggatTTTGGTTGAGTAAATAAAGTTAACAGATCTCTTTGTTTGTTCTGATGTCTAgaacaaagttgaaaatcaatttctaaaattaaaccTCAATAAAACATGGTTGGTATAtgtactatacaaatcaattttaagagcaattattgtatttttaggtCTAAGTGTTTTAGTTCCATTCTTTGGAGGCACTAAAATTGTAAATCGGCTTGGAATTCTTGTTATTAGTGTGACAGTTTCATTTATATTCTTGTGTGTTTCATATGAAccaatatttttacttgtattaaGTGTTCATTTATTCAGTTGGTTGATAATAGAACATAGAgcaaatgttaataattttaaagaacataaaatgtctgatattgaaaatatggtgagattatgattaattttaggAATAATCAAACTTAAATCCTATTTATACAGTATGTCTCGTTTTGTAGAGGTTCGTAAAAACGGCCCAGCTCATTATCAGGACGCACATCGAGCATATATATTATGCCATTAagattgtttaattaatatgataACAGCATTTTGTAGGTGAACAGTGAGGGATAAATATTAGGGCCGGATTTACCATTAGGCAGAGTAGGAATTGTCCAGAGGCTCCGCACGGGCACAAAAGAAATTGGAAATGTTGCATTGAGAgaaaattaggttttttttttcaacgcaTGATGTATGTTGATGAATAAAGTTTAAACTAAAACATCCGCgctaaaactattttctttcgtttgttgtatattattgtatttaacaagaataaagtTAAAACTAAAACGTCCGCATCTCATTTTACTCACATCTCTTCGTAAACTTGAAAAAAGCTAATGACGTTCAAACGGCTGAAAAGAAACCCGAGAAATGCATTGTATAGGGGCTCGCGATATGATTAATCCAGTCCCGAaagaaatcgattaaaaaaacccttgttgttattaaaaaagGTCTTCACAATTTGTCTTTAATgaag
This region includes:
- the LOC123296177 gene encoding GPI ethanolamine phosphate transferase 1-like; this translates as MWLMITAFVLHILLLISVFDIYFQTIIIHVNENYASPEPPPAKRLVLISVDGLRAQSLYNYSALHSCPIRNDIDVKYLKEIIDNGYAWGISYARVPTESRPGHVAMLAGFFEDPNAIMNGWKDNPVDFDSVLNETRESWCWGSRIVIRIFSKGENHIHIFTYTDGDTNFTITKDTTDLDAWVWNRVEYFFKNTTNYFRQRLSEDKIIFFLHLNGIDTLVDPNSRKFKNNIKAVDEGVKHLTKIIESFYENDGKTSFLLTSDHGMKDSGSHGSGSQSETNCPIIAWGAGISRKSELNYAPTINQIDIAVLMSTLIGVPIPMNSLIYCDFIGIHFLFFVTNEGSWLDIGLSISYFILFETATLVILMLYVFVYVYTKYSFIMTKDLAMI